The Panicum virgatum strain AP13 chromosome 5K, P.virgatum_v5, whole genome shotgun sequence genome has a window encoding:
- the LOC120707322 gene encoding uncharacterized protein LOC120707322, with amino-acid sequence MAGGRRRRRRRKARWGPPISKLSNDLVLEILLRLPSLASLVRAALACRAWRRAVASSAAFRGRFRALHPPPLLGFFIEAPASGQIPNAPAFPAFAPARPRDRDLAAAVRCGDFFLTTLQDGPGEIPCWDAIYCSRGYVLLLNWDDGMLVVLNPLTRRRENAGDFYSLNASVESRGRAIRLYPRLLCSAGDPTSFLVVFLAHDESRVRAVVISSSTREWRIHPWVKVPAPVLSDDDNHQWIQNAGGAMQANRFMYLAYEDQMHLLSLDTATMKFSVVELPQCLRNSSFDVGETKDGATCIVYSDQLSIGILMQPRDGDGVEIWLLDRVVPLGSELNDLVENPDELLVLAVREGYVYLATSPMYHDPRTPCWFLSLCLETMKLERLFRRTFDSIVHPYIMEWPRCLVGNYGKFALEDAI; translated from the coding sequence ATGGCCggtggccgccgacgccgacgccgacggaaGGCTCGCTGGGGTCCACCCATAAGCAAACTCAGCAACGATCTCGTGCTGGagatcctcctccgcctcccttcCCTCGCCTCGCTCgtccgcgccgccctcgcctGCCGGGCGTGGCGCCGCGCGGTCGCCTCCTCCGCGGCCTTCCGCGGCCGCTTCCGCGCGCTCCACCCGCCTCCCCTCCTCGGCTTTTTCATCGAGGCTCCTGCCTCAGGGCAGATCCCTAACGCTCCCGCCTTCCCCGCCTTCGCCCCCGCTCGCCCCCGCGACCGGGACCTGGCTGCCGCCGTCCGCTGTGGCGACTTCTTCCTCACCACCCTCCAGGATGGCCCCGGCGAAATCCCCTGCTGGGATGCCATCTACTGCTCCCGCGGCTACGTCCTCCTGCTGAATTGGGATGACGGAATGCTGGTGGTGCTAAACCCCTTGACGCGCCGCCGTGAAAATGCCGGCGATTTTTATTCTCTGAATGCCTCTGTTGAGTCCCGGGGCCGCGCAATTCGGCTATATCCTCGCTTGCTCTGCTCTGCCGGGGATCCCACGTCGTTCCTCGTTGTGTTTCTCGCGCACGATGAGTCGAGGGTACGGGCTGTTGTAATCTCCTCAAGCACCAGAGAGTGGAGAATTCACCCTTGGGTGAAGGTCCCTGCCCCTGTTCTGTCAGATGATGATAACCACCAGTGGATTCAGAATGCAGGTGGCGCGATGCAAGCGAATCGGTTCATGTACTTGGCGTACGAGGACCAGATGCATCTTCTTTCACTTGACACGGCCACAATGAAATTCTCTGTCGTTGAGCTCCCACAGTGCCTGAGGAACTCCAGCTTTGATGTCGGTGAGACAAAGGATGGTGCAACCTGCATTGTTTATTCAGATCAGTTGAGTATTGGCATATTGATGCAGCCAAGGGACGGCGATGGTGTTGAGATATGGTTGCTGGACCGGGTAGTCCCCTTGGGCAGTGAGCTGAATGATTTGGTGGAGAACCCTGACGAGCTGCTTGTTTTGGCAGTTCGGGAGGGATACGTGTACTTGGCAACATCACCGATGTATCATGATCCCCGAACTCCATGCTGGTTCCTGTCCCTATGTTTGGAGACGATGAAGCTGGAAAGACTATTTCGGAGGACATTTGACAGTATTGTTCATCCTTATATTATGGAGTGGCCGCGTTGCCTAGTTGGCAACTATGGGAAGTTTGCACTTGAAGATGCTATCTGA